A window of Clostridium botulinum BKT015925 contains these coding sequences:
- a CDS encoding DEAD/DEAH box helicase — protein sequence MNFKELGISEDIIKVLKSQGVTTPTPIQEKSIKLVKEENDVIAEAQTGTGKTFAFLLPMFENMSPNINTVQGLIVTPTRELAIQITEEANKLKKAKDLNILAAYGGKDISSQLKKLKGNIHLVIATPGRLLDHIKRNTINLQKLKTIVLDEADQMLYMGFKNEVEEIMKHTSKKKQILCFSATMNSQVKKLAYRYMKEPKIVSIQSEEVTLKNIKQAVVETTDRRKQDALCKVLDEDNPFMAIIFCRTKRRVDNLEDALHERGYNCKKIHGDLNQAKRERVMKEFKKMDIQYLIATDVAARGLDISGVTHVYSYDIPENAESYIHRIGRTGRAGEEGETCLFIDPKDKRTLDIIEKEIKVTIPRRYINID from the coding sequence ATGAATTTTAAAGAACTAGGAATTAGTGAAGATATAATAAAAGTGTTAAAGTCTCAGGGGGTAACAACTCCAACACCAATTCAAGAAAAAAGCATTAAGTTAGTTAAAGAGGAAAATGATGTTATAGCAGAGGCACAAACAGGTACAGGTAAAACATTTGCATTTTTATTACCTATGTTTGAAAATATGTCACCTAATATAAATACAGTTCAAGGACTTATAGTAACTCCAACTAGAGAGCTTGCAATACAAATAACAGAAGAAGCGAACAAGTTAAAGAAAGCTAAGGATTTAAATATATTAGCTGCATATGGTGGTAAAGATATATCATCTCAATTAAAAAAGTTAAAAGGAAATATTCATTTAGTTATTGCAACTCCTGGTAGACTTTTAGATCATATTAAAAGAAATACTATTAATCTTCAAAAATTAAAAACTATAGTGTTAGATGAAGCAGATCAAATGCTTTACATGGGATTTAAAAATGAAGTAGAAGAAATTATGAAACATACATCTAAAAAGAAACAAATACTTTGTTTTTCAGCTACTATGAATTCTCAAGTTAAAAAATTAGCTTATAGATATATGAAAGAACCAAAGATTGTATCTATCCAAAGTGAAGAAGTTACATTAAAAAATATTAAACAAGCGGTTGTTGAAACTACAGATAGAAGAAAACAAGATGCATTATGTAAAGTTTTAGATGAAGATAATCCATTTATGGCTATTATATTTTGTAGAACTAAAAGAAGAGTTGACAATCTGGAAGATGCACTTCATGAAAGAGGATACAATTGTAAAAAAATACATGGAGATTTAAATCAAGCAAAACGCGAAAGAGTAATGAAGGAATTCAAAAAAATGGATATTCAGTATTTAATAGCTACAGATGTAGCCGCAAGAGGACTTGATATAAGTGGAGTTACACATGTATATAGTTATGATATTCCTGAAAATGCTGAAAGTTATATTCATCGTATTGGAAGAACTGGAAGAGCTGGTGAAGAGGGAGAGACTTGTTTATTTATAGATCCAAAAGATAAAAGAACATTAGATATTATAGAAAAAGAAATTAAGGTTACAATACCTAGAAGATATATAAATATAGATTAA
- a CDS encoding cold shock domain-containing protein, whose translation MTGTVKWFNAEKGFGFITTEEGNDVFAHFSQINKEGFKTLEEGQNVSFDVVEGAKGPQAENITIL comes from the coding sequence ATGACAGGTACAGTTAAATGGTTTAACGCAGAAAAAGGATTTGGATTCATCACTACAGAAGAAGGAAATGACGTATTCGCTCACTTTTCTCAAATCAACAAAGAAGGATTCAAAACTTTAGAAGAAGGTCAAAACGTTTCTTTTGACGTTGTTGAAGGAGCTAAAGGACCTCAAGCTGAAAACATCACAATTCTATAA
- a CDS encoding methyl-accepting chemotaxis protein, whose protein sequence is MTKFTKGLFFKITSNLLCLVTIICITMVGISYYLSSRQIVNDKQIELSQAAKQTANLVHATLGKDIKAMEALSERDDIKSMDYVKTSEILKKEAKRLKYIDLVLIDKEGVIHFHDGTTYSIDLKNKDIMIDYIRKALNGKSSVSNPIRNEQGRAMFSIATPIFNKEHKVQGLLLANLDISQINKLIQSCNIYENGSVFAIDKDGNIVASKNINYILNKENFIKKAKQDEKYKEIAGVENKMIKGETGVEKFKFNDQNNIIAFSPVNNVDWYIGIQQSLDEVLSSCRILRRILIALSIIGILIGILVSILIAKNITSALKHITKYTSELANYNLSYNIEIKRNDEIGQTIEKLNFARESIKKVIDSVKNKCITNVENNNKSRVLIEKIVGQIDSIVLASEKINGDMEENLAFVEEVTTSSNVIKDEIAIIKEKMKKGINIINNINEKADSVRAESIEAKKDIVSLYKGIKLRLEDALNEGESVKEISIMAETILNISKNTNLLALNAAIEAARAGEAGKGFAVVAEEIRKLAEKSSESVEFIQGTVSKVFNSVQLLGNVSKDIIDIMENKVVRDYDNLVDTSNQYKEDGKNVENLILEINNLSNYISESMLEIITAMNSISKSTNNITNETNNIVVSIGDMNKNIFEVEAMSRNNSEELILLKDDAYKFK, encoded by the coding sequence ATGACTAAATTTACAAAGGGATTGTTCTTTAAAATCACTAGTAATCTATTATGTTTGGTAACTATTATATGTATAACAATGGTGGGAATATCATACTATTTATCTTCAAGACAAATTGTTAATGACAAGCAAATAGAATTAAGCCAAGCTGCAAAGCAAACAGCTAATTTAGTACATGCTACTTTGGGGAAAGACATAAAGGCTATGGAAGCGCTTTCAGAACGTGATGATATAAAGAGTATGGATTATGTAAAAACATCAGAAATACTAAAAAAGGAGGCAAAAAGATTAAAATACATAGATTTAGTTTTGATTGATAAAGAAGGTGTTATTCATTTTCATGATGGTACAACGTATTCAATAGATTTAAAAAATAAAGATATAATGATAGATTATATAAGAAAAGCACTTAATGGAAAATCATCGGTATCAAATCCGATAAGAAATGAACAAGGAAGAGCTATGTTTTCAATAGCTACACCGATATTTAATAAAGAACATAAGGTACAAGGGCTATTATTAGCTAATTTAGACATATCTCAAATAAATAAACTAATACAAAGTTGCAATATTTACGAAAATGGAAGTGTATTTGCCATTGATAAGGATGGAAATATAGTAGCTAGTAAAAATATTAATTATATATTGAATAAAGAAAATTTTATAAAAAAGGCTAAACAGGATGAGAAATATAAAGAAATAGCTGGTGTGGAAAATAAAATGATTAAAGGAGAAACTGGGGTTGAAAAATTTAAGTTTAATGATCAGAATAATATAATAGCTTTTTCACCAGTAAATAATGTTGATTGGTATATAGGAATACAGCAATCATTAGATGAAGTATTATCAAGTTGTAGAATTCTTAGAAGAATTCTTATAGCATTATCTATAATAGGAATATTAATAGGAATATTAGTATCTATTTTAATAGCAAAAAATATAACTAGTGCGCTAAAACATATAACTAAGTATACTAGTGAGCTTGCAAACTACAATTTATCTTATAATATAGAAATTAAAAGAAATGATGAAATAGGACAAACTATAGAAAAACTTAACTTTGCGAGAGAATCTATTAAAAAAGTAATAGATAGTGTAAAAAATAAGTGCATTACAAATGTGGAAAACAATAATAAGAGTAGAGTGTTAATAGAAAAAATAGTTGGGCAAATAGACTCTATAGTACTAGCTTCAGAGAAAATTAATGGTGATATGGAAGAAAATTTGGCCTTTGTAGAAGAAGTTACAACAAGTTCTAATGTTATTAAAGATGAGATTGCAATTATTAAAGAAAAAATGAAAAAAGGAATTAATATAATAAACAATATAAATGAAAAAGCAGATAGTGTTAGGGCAGAGAGTATAGAGGCTAAAAAAGATATAGTTAGTTTATATAAAGGAATTAAACTAAGGTTAGAAGATGCTTTAAATGAAGGTGAATCGGTTAAAGAAATATCTATTATGGCAGAAACTATATTAAATATATCTAAAAACACTAATTTATTAGCGTTAAATGCTGCAATAGAAGCTGCAAGAGCAGGAGAGGCTGGTAAAGGTTTTGCCGTTGTTGCAGAAGAAATAAGAAAACTTGCAGAAAAATCATCTGAGTCTGTAGAATTTATACAAGGAACAGTAAGTAAGGTTTTTAATAGTGTTCAATTATTGGGAAATGTTTCAAAGGATATAATTGATATTATGGAGAATAAAGTTGTACGTGATTATGATAATTTAGTGGATACAAGTAATCAGTATAAGGAAGATGGAAAAAATGTAGAAAATCTAATATTAGAAATTAATAATTTGAGTAATTATATTTCTGAAAGTATGTTAGAAATAATTACTGCTATGAATTCAATTTCAAAGTCTACAAATAATATAACTAATGAAACTAATAATATAGTTGTAAGCATTGGAGATATGAATAAAAATATATTTGAAGTTGAAGCAATGAGCAGGAATAATAGTGAAGAGTTAATTCTGTTAAAAGATGATGCTTATAAATTTAAATAA